One genomic region from Deltaproteobacteria bacterium RBG_16_64_85 encodes:
- a CDS encoding AbrB family transcriptional regulator yields MTTVTVSPKYQIVIPRKVRESMGIQPGEKIRVFQYGDRIEFIPVRRMRAMRGFLKGIDTAVERDEDRT; encoded by the coding sequence ATGACGACCGTTACCGTATCCCCCAAGTACCAGATCGTCATCCCCCGGAAGGTAAGGGAGTCCATGGGCATCCAGCCGGGGGAAAAGATCCGGGTCTTCCAGTACGGGGACCGCATCGAATTCATCCCCGTGCGCAGGATGCGCGCGATGCGCGGATTCCTCAAAGGAATCGACACCGCCGTGGAGCGTGATGAGGACCGGACGTGA
- a CDS encoding twitching motility protein PilT, which translates to MRSLNLVDSCGWLEYFADGPNASFYAPSIEAVDRLVVPTICILEVFKNILRQRGENAALQAVAAMEQGRVVNLDASIALSAARLGAELGLPLADSVILATARACTAWIWTQDADFKKIDGVRFARKRP; encoded by the coding sequence GTGAGATCCCTCAACCTGGTGGATTCGTGCGGCTGGCTGGAGTATTTCGCCGACGGCCCCAACGCATCGTTTTACGCGCCCTCGATCGAGGCGGTGGACCGGCTCGTCGTGCCCACGATCTGCATCCTCGAAGTGTTCAAGAACATTCTCCGGCAGAGGGGGGAGAACGCGGCCCTGCAGGCCGTCGCGGCAATGGAGCAGGGGCGTGTCGTGAACCTTGACGCTTCGATCGCTCTGAGCGCCGCAAGGCTTGGGGCGGAACTCGGGTTGCCCCTGGCGGACAGCGTCATCCTGGCAACGGCGCGTGCCTGCACGGCATGGATCTGGACGCAGGACGCCGATTTCAAAAAGATCGACGGGGTCCGGTTCGCGAGAAAGCGCCCCTAG